The following are from one region of the Francisella opportunistica genome:
- a CDS encoding TSUP family transporter, with the protein MQHFFTEHFYILCIFIISMGFLASFIDAIAGGGGLVSIPALSLTGLPIVTVLGTNKFQASIGTGMAVLKYYKSGLIDIKTVVRGLVAGFIGACCGTLLTLLIHNDFMNNIVPILLIIVFIFSIVNKNLGVAQGKKRMSEIAFFTLFGFVLGAYDGFFGPGTGNFWIIAIVYFLGYTFLQASGYAKMLNLKSNVFSLTVFALSGQVNITFGLLMAVGSFFGGIAGSRMVILKGSKLVRPIFIIVVGTSILLMLKTQYFA; encoded by the coding sequence ATGCAACATTTCTTTACTGAACATTTTTATATCTTATGTATCTTTATTATATCAATGGGTTTTTTGGCAAGTTTTATCGATGCCATAGCAGGTGGAGGAGGTTTAGTTAGTATTCCAGCATTAAGTTTGACAGGTTTGCCGATTGTTACTGTTTTAGGGACAAATAAATTTCAAGCTAGTATTGGTACAGGTATGGCAGTACTTAAATACTACAAAAGTGGTCTTATTGATATCAAAACAGTAGTAAGAGGTTTGGTAGCAGGTTTTATAGGTGCTTGTTGTGGAACACTACTGACTTTGCTGATACATAATGATTTTATGAATAATATTGTGCCGATACTGTTAATTATAGTTTTTATTTTTAGTATTGTTAATAAAAATCTTGGAGTAGCTCAGGGCAAAAAAAGAATGTCAGAAATAGCTTTTTTTACGCTTTTTGGCTTTGTTTTAGGTGCTTATGATGGTTTTTTTGGACCTGGTACGGGTAACTTCTGGATTATTGCAATTGTATACTTTCTTGGTTATACATTTTTGCAAGCCTCAGGTTATGCTAAGATGCTTAATTTAAAAAGTAATGTTTTTTCGCTGACTGTTTTTGCGTTATCAGGACAGGTTAATATTACTTTCGGACTTTTGATGGCAGTAGGAAGCTTCTTTGGTGGTATCGCTGGTTCAAGAATGGTTATTTTAAAGGGTTCAAAATTAGTTAGACCAATATTTATAATTGTTGTGGGTACAAGTATTTTGCTTATGCTCAAAACGCAATATTTTGCATAA
- a CDS encoding ABC transporter ATP-binding protein, with translation MDNQKALEIKNLTKVYKGGLKAVDDISFEVKKGDFFALLGPNGAGKSTTLGMISSLVNKTSGQIKVFGHDIDTDYIQARKHLGVMTQEINLNIFEKPIDILITQAGFFGIAKKDAFAYAEELLKKVDLYDKRNTQVRFLSGGMKRRLMVVRALIHKPKLLILDEPTAGVDVELRNSLWEMILEFHREGLTIILTTHYLEEAELMCKHIALINKGKLCVNTDMKTFLKSADKHTYIFDLKDKCQQEIKLNLGEVKLIDDYTIEVEVSKGVVLNQIFAELSSKYDLDVLDVRSKAAKLEKLFIEVARNKQVNL, from the coding sequence ATGGATAATCAAAAAGCATTAGAAATAAAAAATCTTACCAAAGTTTATAAGGGTGGTTTGAAAGCCGTTGATGATATCAGTTTTGAAGTCAAAAAAGGTGATTTTTTTGCACTTTTGGGGCCAAATGGTGCTGGTAAGTCGACCACTCTAGGAATGATATCCTCGCTTGTAAATAAAACATCTGGTCAAATCAAGGTTTTTGGTCATGATATAGATACTGATTATATCCAAGCTAGAAAGCACCTAGGTGTAATGACGCAAGAAATAAACCTTAATATTTTTGAAAAGCCAATAGATATACTTATTACACAAGCGGGGTTTTTTGGCATTGCTAAAAAAGACGCATTTGCGTATGCTGAAGAGCTGTTAAAGAAAGTTGATCTTTATGATAAGCGTAATACCCAAGTAAGATTTTTATCTGGAGGTATGAAAAGAAGATTAATGGTGGTGCGTGCGCTAATTCACAAACCAAAACTATTAATCTTAGATGAGCCAACCGCAGGAGTTGACGTTGAGCTTAGAAATTCATTGTGGGAGATGATTTTAGAATTTCATAGAGAAGGTTTGACAATAATTCTGACAACTCACTATCTAGAAGAAGCCGAATTGATGTGTAAACATATCGCGCTTATTAACAAAGGTAAGTTATGTGTTAATACGGATATGAAGACTTTCTTAAAATCAGCCGATAAACATACTTATATCTTTGATCTCAAAGACAAATGTCAGCAAGAGATAAAACTTAATCTAGGTGAGGTTAAGCTTATCGATGATTATACAATCGAGGTTGAAGTTTCAAAAGGGGTAGTACTTAATCAAATATTTGCTGAACTAAGTAGCAAGTATGATTTAGATGTTTTAGATGTACGTTCAAAAGCAGCTAAGTTAGAGAAGTTATTTATTGAAGTAGCAAGAAATAAACAGGTAAATTTATGA